The proteins below come from a single Lepeophtheirus salmonis chromosome 4, UVic_Lsal_1.4, whole genome shotgun sequence genomic window:
- the Rap2l gene encoding ras-related protein Rap-2c, translated as MREFKVVVLGSGGVGKSALTVQFVTGHFMEKYDPTIEDFYRKEIEVDSTPCVLEILDTAGTEQFASMRDLYIKNGQGFVVTYSLTNHQTFQDIKTMKDQITRVKGTERVPILLVGNKVDLESQREVPTVEGMALAQIWGCSFVESSAKNRMNVNEVFAEIVREMNLKSNAKDREIVCTCCLIS; from the exons ATGCGTGAGTTTAAGGTGGTGGTTTTGGGGAGTGGTGGGGTTGGGAAGTCGGCGCTGACTGTTCAGTTTGTTACGGGTCATTTCATGGAGAAATACGATCCCACGATTGAGGATTTCTATCGGAAGGAGATCGAAGTGGACAGCACTCCCTGCGTCCTGGAAATCCTCGATACTGCGGGCACAGAACAGTTTGCCTCCATGAGAGATCTTTACATAAAGAACGGACAGGGATTCGTGGTCACGTACTCCCTCACCAACCATCAAACCTTTCAGGACATAAAA ACCATGAAGGATCAAATCACTCGTGTCAAAGGAACGGAACGTGTTCCAATCCTCCTCGTGGGCAATAAAGTGGATCTCGAGTCCCAGCGCGAGGTTCCCACAGTTGAAGGAATGGCACTGGCACAGATATGGGGCTGCTCCTTCGTTGAAAGCTCTGCAAAGAATCGCATGAACGTCAATGAGGTCTTTGCAGAAATTGTTCGGGAAATGAATCTAAAAAGTAATGCCAAGGATCGAGAAATCGTCTGTACCTGCTGTCTCATCTCTTAG